The following are encoded in a window of Gasterosteus aculeatus chromosome 5, fGasAcu3.hap1.1, whole genome shotgun sequence genomic DNA:
- the LOC120819267 gene encoding uncharacterized protein LOC120819267, which yields MYCDDELHSSGIHTDVSSGPITEHPEPDTTQSNQGASGTSNGPQPPNDMEFRIKELQNRHFLLMEMQRFMKKTERHRSTGAIESSPGSSESSPGASESSPGALEDSGQLCELEAVQKELDELLVSRELEKHRLKSGQQAPSPALYKTETPRGGVYTLPPPQPTPEEVTLEDRGKVRTVADVVPVGLLSQTAAVTKCPSCDEVVLTETRSKVGEGKWLVCFLCVLSGCVAGCCLIPFCMSRLSTIQHQCPKCHAEIHTHTPF from the exons ATGTACTGCGACGACGAGCTGCACAGCTCCGGGATCCACACAGACGTTAGTTCGGGGCCGATAACCGAGCACCCCGAACCCGACACCACCCAGTCCAACCAGGGGGCCTCGGGGACATCCAACGGGCCCCAACCACCGAACGACATGGAGTTCCGCATTAAGGAGCTGCAGAACCGGCATTTTCTTCTGATGGAGATGCAGCGCTTCATGAAGAAGACGGAGAGACACAGGAGCACAG GGGCCATCGAGTCGTCGCCGGGGTCCAGCGAGTCGTCGCCGGGGGCCAGCGAGTCGTCGCCGGGGGCCTTGGAGGACAGCGGCCAGCTGTGTGAGCTGGAGGCCGTCCAGAAGGAGCTCGACGAGCTGCTGGTCAGCAGAGAGTTGGAGAAACACAGATTGAAATCAGGTCAACAAGCCCCCAGTCCCGCTCTGTATAAAACCGAGACCCCCCGTGGGGGGGTCTACACCCTTCCGCCTCCCCAGCCGACTCCGGAGGAAGTTACACTGGAAGACAGGGGGAAGGTTCGGACTGTAGCAGACGTCGTTCCAG TGGGCCTTCTCAGTCAAACCGCAGCGGTCACCAAGTGTCCGTCCTGTGACGAGGTCGTCCTCACGGAAACCAGAAGCAAAGTCGGCGAGGGCAAGTGGCTCGTCTGCTTCCTGTGCGTCCTCTCAGG gTGTGTCGCAGGCTGCTGTTTAATCCCTTTCTGCATGAGCCGCCTGAGTACGATCCAGCACCAGTGTCCCAAGTGCCACGCGGAGATACACACCCACACGCCATTTTGA